From Acidimicrobiales bacterium, one genomic window encodes:
- a CDS encoding alpha/beta hydrolase, giving the protein MRRALRHIAALAVVGLLTSACAEISADEQALLDQTVASLDTGSRDPSTDLSEEEFDEDEPWLSADTADDVTRRGPRPEIQQFRCPFDRTLTTTARCGKIELPGRGADPDYTIELSFVRFSATGSDDEKQPDPVVYLHGGPGGAILESADYWYDSIVRPHIATRDVILYDQRGAGRSTPLPSCRETGESSDRFYTEGARHDALRDDFLAALAECANRIRDNGDVDLTAFDSAANAQDLVDLMWALGIEEYNLHGSSYGTRLAQTIMRDAPEGVRSLVLSGVYPTDVNLMGSVPVSMESSLDAVFAGCAASERCAEALPDPWATLEALVRSLDADPMVVEVSTTASDTFTLVFDGTDLLNGLHSLLYVGFQAAGVPDLLIDWLDGDVRRIERLARVSVFDHSDITVFILVQCADEAAFATADLLARPLDHEFLRAADLAPSLNGVDSLTICAEWETGPTDPIEDDPVTWDVPTLLLAGAVDPITPPEWAAAMAERLPRARLVNIADLAHDSDEGWCAEGLIGDFVREPEVLLDTSCAAFSDHLEVDEMAERFREPLSLVDHTQDFDGDSEAVVFDGPDWSPEWADDALILWRALDQLDQTALILLDVDSSYEVIDHLPFGGRIPDWEPRPVPGTPAGWERDEMVTTAGTMIRYTHDVSGVGLVLVLEPGEPDDLERLVLVPVARSIGGAS; this is encoded by the coding sequence ATGCGCCGTGCCCTGCGCCACATCGCCGCGCTCGCGGTCGTCGGCTTGCTGACATCGGCCTGCGCCGAGATCTCTGCCGACGAACAGGCCCTGCTCGACCAGACCGTGGCGTCACTCGACACCGGTTCCCGTGACCCGTCGACCGACCTCTCGGAAGAGGAGTTCGACGAGGACGAGCCCTGGTTGTCGGCGGACACCGCCGACGACGTGACGCGTCGCGGTCCACGCCCGGAGATCCAGCAGTTCCGCTGCCCGTTCGATCGCACCCTCACCACGACCGCTCGCTGCGGGAAGATCGAGCTCCCGGGTCGAGGCGCCGACCCCGACTACACGATCGAGCTGTCGTTCGTCCGCTTCAGTGCCACCGGCAGCGACGACGAGAAGCAGCCCGATCCCGTCGTCTACCTCCACGGTGGCCCGGGCGGCGCCATTCTGGAGTCGGCCGACTACTGGTACGACAGCATCGTCCGCCCCCACATCGCGACCCGCGACGTCATCCTCTACGACCAGCGCGGCGCCGGTCGTTCGACGCCGTTGCCGTCGTGCCGCGAGACCGGCGAGTCGAGCGACCGCTTCTACACCGAAGGCGCACGCCACGACGCGCTGCGCGACGACTTCCTCGCCGCCCTCGCAGAGTGCGCCAACCGCATCCGCGACAACGGCGATGTCGACCTCACCGCCTTCGACAGTGCGGCCAACGCGCAGGATCTCGTCGACCTGATGTGGGCGCTCGGGATCGAGGAGTACAACCTGCACGGGTCGTCCTACGGCACCCGGCTCGCCCAGACCATCATGCGCGATGCCCCCGAGGGCGTGCGGTCGCTGGTGCTCTCCGGTGTGTATCCCACCGACGTGAACCTCATGGGCTCGGTGCCGGTCTCGATGGAGTCGTCGCTCGATGCGGTGTTCGCCGGGTGCGCGGCCTCGGAGCGCTGCGCGGAAGCGCTTCCCGACCCGTGGGCGACACTCGAGGCGCTCGTGCGCAGCCTCGATGCCGACCCGATGGTCGTCGAGGTGTCCACCACCGCCTCCGACACCTTCACGCTCGTGTTCGACGGCACCGACCTGCTCAACGGGCTGCACTCGCTCCTCTATGTCGGATTCCAGGCCGCCGGCGTGCCCGATCTGCTGATCGACTGGCTCGACGGCGACGTCCGCCGGATCGAACGGCTGGCACGGGTGAGTGTGTTCGACCACTCCGACATCACCGTCTTCATCCTCGTCCAATGCGCCGACGAGGCCGCCTTCGCCACCGCCGATCTCCTGGCGCGGCCGCTCGACCACGAGTTCCTCCGGGCGGCCGATCTGGCCCCTTCACTGAACGGCGTCGACTCCCTCACGATCTGCGCCGAGTGGGAGACCGGCCCCACCGATCCGATCGAGGACGATCCGGTGACATGGGATGTGCCGACCCTCCTGCTGGCCGGAGCCGTCGATCCGATCACTCCTCCGGAGTGGGCGGCGGCGATGGCGGAGCGGCTGCCGCGGGCCCGCCTCGTCAACATCGCCGACCTCGCCCACGACAGCGACGAGGGATGGTGCGCCGAGGGGCTGATCGGCGACTTCGTTCGCGAACCCGAGGTGTTGCTCGACACCAGTTGCGCCGCGTTCTCGGATCACCTCGAAGTCGACGAGATGGCCGAACGATTCCGTGAGCCGTTGTCGCTCGTCGACCACACCCAGGACTTCGACGGCGACAGCGAAGCCGTGGTGTTCGATGGTCCGGACTGGAGTCCGGAGTGGGCCGACGATGCACTCATCCTCTGGCGAGCCCTCGATCAGCTCGACCAGACCGCACTGATCCTGCTCGACGTCGACTCCTCCTACGAGGTGATCGACCATCTGCCGTTCGGCGGCCGCATTCCCGACTGGGAGCCGCGTCCCGTGCCCGGTACCCCCGCCGGCTGGGAACGCGACGAGATGGTGACCACCGCGGGGACGATGATCCGCTACACACACGACGTCAGCGGCGTCGGTCTCGTGCTGGTCCTCGAACCCGGCGAGCCCGACGACCTCGAACGTCTCGTGCTCGTTCCGGTCGCACGATCCATCGGCGGTGCCTCCTGA
- the typA gene encoding translational GTPase TypA: MTTTPAPALQRVESLRNVAMIAHVDHGKTTLVDALLRQAGAFREGAELTDRVMDSMDLEREKGITILAKNTAIRFGDVKINIVDTPGHADFGGEVERALTMVDAVVLLVDASEGPLPQTRFVLRKALARRLPVVLVINKIDRPDARISDVVDEVYELFLDLDADEEQIDFPIVYTVAREGLATLDPDVPGTDMQPLFDVLLNTVPAPLHDPDHPMRAWVTNLDSSPYVGRIAVCRVEHGTIRKGQAIAWCREDGTIASARVGTLTITEALDRVEVDSAGPGELIGVSGIDNVTIGETLADPDDPRPFPAITVDEPTLSMTLGVNTSPLAGADGTKLTARQIKARLDTELIGNVSIRVFTTERSDTWEVQGRGELQLAILVETMRREGFELTVGKPAVLTKEIDGTIHEPTERLTIDVPEEHVGSVTQLLGERKAKMEDMSNHGTGWVRLDYVVPARALIGFRTEFLTETRGTGMLHHIFEGYVPWVGEIRNRTKGSVVADRTGDTTGYAIAALQERSALYVPPGVKVYEGMIVGENPRAEDMDVNICREKKQTNIRTQSSDDTIRLTPPKLFSLEQALETIADDECVEVTPTNVRMRKTVLDAGERARIVKKMKAPRDS; encoded by the coding sequence GTGACCACCACCCCCGCGCCCGCGTTGCAGCGAGTCGAATCGCTCCGCAACGTCGCCATGATCGCCCACGTCGACCATGGCAAGACCACCCTCGTCGATGCGCTGTTGCGCCAGGCGGGAGCATTCCGCGAGGGAGCAGAGCTCACCGATCGGGTCATGGACTCGATGGACCTCGAGCGTGAGAAGGGCATCACGATCCTCGCCAAGAACACGGCGATCCGTTTCGGCGACGTCAAGATCAACATCGTCGACACTCCGGGCCATGCCGACTTCGGCGGCGAGGTCGAGCGGGCGCTGACGATGGTCGACGCGGTGGTGCTGCTCGTCGACGCGTCGGAGGGGCCGCTGCCGCAGACACGTTTCGTGTTGCGCAAGGCGCTGGCCCGCCGGCTCCCCGTCGTTTTGGTCATCAACAAGATCGATCGGCCGGACGCCCGCATTTCTGATGTTGTCGACGAGGTCTACGAACTCTTCCTCGATCTCGACGCCGACGAGGAGCAGATCGACTTCCCGATCGTCTACACCGTTGCTCGCGAGGGGTTGGCCACGCTCGACCCCGATGTGCCGGGCACCGACATGCAGCCGCTGTTCGACGTGTTGCTCAACACCGTGCCGGCACCGCTGCACGACCCCGACCATCCGATGCGGGCCTGGGTCACCAACCTCGACTCGTCGCCCTACGTCGGCCGCATCGCGGTGTGCCGTGTCGAACACGGCACGATCCGCAAGGGTCAGGCGATCGCCTGGTGCCGCGAGGACGGCACGATCGCCAGCGCACGTGTCGGCACGCTCACGATCACCGAGGCGCTCGATCGGGTCGAGGTGGATTCGGCCGGTCCGGGCGAGCTGATCGGCGTCTCGGGGATCGACAACGTCACCATCGGCGAAACGCTCGCGGACCCCGACGATCCTCGTCCGTTCCCCGCCATCACCGTCGACGAACCGACGCTCTCGATGACGCTCGGCGTCAACACCTCGCCGCTCGCGGGTGCCGACGGCACCAAACTCACGGCCCGTCAGATCAAGGCCCGCCTCGACACCGAACTCATCGGCAACGTCTCGATCCGGGTCTTCACGACCGAACGCTCCGACACCTGGGAAGTGCAGGGTCGCGGTGAGCTCCAGTTGGCGATCCTGGTCGAGACGATGCGTCGCGAGGGGTTCGAGTTGACGGTGGGCAAGCCGGCGGTCCTCACCAAGGAGATCGACGGCACGATCCACGAGCCCACCGAGCGGCTCACCATCGACGTTCCGGAAGAACACGTCGGCTCGGTCACCCAACTCCTCGGCGAGCGCAAGGCCAAGATGGAGGACATGTCGAACCACGGCACCGGCTGGGTGCGGCTCGACTATGTCGTGCCGGCCCGGGCCCTGATCGGCTTCCGTACCGAGTTCCTCACCGAGACCCGTGGCACCGGCATGCTCCACCACATCTTCGAGGGCTACGTGCCCTGGGTCGGCGAGATCCGCAACCGCACCAAGGGCAGCGTGGTCGCCGACCGCACGGGCGACACCACCGGCTACGCGATCGCTGCGCTCCAGGAGCGTTCGGCCCTCTACGTCCCGCCGGGTGTGAAGGTCTACGAGGGGATGATCGTCGGCGAGAACCCGCGGGCCGAGGACATGGATGTCAACATCTGCCGCGAGAAGAAGCAGACCAACATCCGCACCCAGTCGAGCGACGACACCATTCGGCTCACGCCGCCCAAGCTGTTCTCGCTCGAGCAGGCGCTCGAGACGATCGCCGACGACGAGTGCGTCGAAGTGACGCCCACCAACGTCCGCATGCGCAAGACCGTCCTCGACGCCGGCGAGCGGGCCCGCATCGTCAAGAAGATGAAGGCACCCCGCGACAGCTAG
- a CDS encoding RDD family protein, translating into MTGPTPDSSGNIAPGLYHAEGDPPGTVRQWDGTQWVGGPVPAPPGSAAAPPPPGAVQGAAGNFADTGVRIGAILLDGLVFFVLAIATTVPFLEDTDPDSGSFEFQATGVSTLIGPLAMLALTIFLVATRGGSPGKLMLGLRVTMADGTTPIGYGPATIRVLPWLPTMIPFLGVIAWLGVVIGSLIMMSSDTERRSLFDRIANTRVVRK; encoded by the coding sequence ATGACCGGTCCCACACCCGACTCCTCCGGCAACATCGCGCCGGGTCTGTACCACGCCGAAGGCGACCCGCCCGGCACCGTTCGCCAGTGGGACGGGACCCAGTGGGTCGGCGGCCCGGTCCCTGCGCCTCCAGGGTCGGCGGCGGCGCCGCCCCCTCCGGGTGCTGTGCAGGGAGCGGCGGGCAACTTCGCCGACACCGGCGTGCGGATCGGCGCCATCCTTCTCGACGGGCTCGTCTTCTTCGTCCTCGCCATCGCGACCACGGTGCCGTTCCTCGAAGACACCGACCCCGACAGTGGCTCGTTCGAGTTCCAGGCCACCGGGGTGAGCACCCTCATCGGCCCACTGGCCATGTTGGCGCTCACGATCTTTCTCGTCGCGACCCGGGGCGGGTCGCCCGGCAAGCTCATGCTCGGTCTCCGCGTCACGATGGCCGACGGCACCACGCCCATCGGCTACGGGCCCGCCACGATCCGAGTCCTGCCCTGGCTCCCGACGATGATCCCCTTTCTCGGGGTGATCGCCTGGCTGGGGGTCGTCATCGGATCGCTCATCATGATGAGCAGCGACACCGAACGTCGCAGCCTGTTCGATCGAATCGCCAACACCAGGGTGGTCCGCAAGTAG
- a CDS encoding RDD family protein, giving the protein MEAAPPGYYPAQGDPPGTVRYWDGIQWSAEPMPPPPGWDPDRRPGDERFATVWVRIGATLIDGFISAAIGLVFLVPYLIDVFEDIDAGGDGTSVELPGATYLLGFVLGVAWMLCVAFLGGSPGKLLLGLRVTLADGTTTPPGLAPAAVRSLPGFAGIIPLIGPLVGVGFAIASLIMVNNDPERRSAYDRIAGTRVVRKRLL; this is encoded by the coding sequence ATGGAGGCCGCGCCACCCGGCTACTACCCGGCGCAGGGCGACCCGCCCGGAACCGTCCGCTACTGGGACGGCATCCAGTGGTCGGCCGAGCCGATGCCTCCGCCGCCGGGATGGGATCCCGACCGACGACCAGGCGACGAACGCTTCGCGACGGTCTGGGTCCGCATCGGCGCAACCCTCATCGACGGCTTCATCAGCGCCGCCATCGGTCTCGTCTTCTTGGTTCCGTATCTCATCGACGTCTTCGAGGACATCGACGCAGGCGGCGACGGCACCTCGGTGGAGCTGCCCGGTGCCACGTACCTGCTGGGGTTCGTCTTGGGCGTGGCGTGGATGCTCTGTGTCGCCTTCCTCGGTGGTTCACCGGGCAAGTTGCTCCTGGGCCTGCGGGTCACGCTCGCCGACGGCACGACCACACCACCCGGTCTCGCGCCGGCCGCGGTGCGGTCCCTTCCCGGGTTCGCCGGCATCATCCCGCTCATCGGACCGCTCGTCGGGGTCGGCTTCGCGATCGCCAGCCTGATCATGGTGAACAACGATCCCGAGCGACGCAGCGCCTACGATCGAATCGCCGGCACGCGGGTCGTCCGCAAGCGCCTCCTGTGA
- a CDS encoding cytochrome P450 yields the protein MGYDLHRPETYVDGAPHELFTRLRVEEPVVFQEMDDQPGYWAVLRHADVVHVAKHAEIFSASEGGVVLEDLDEVSLERMRDMLLAMDPPRHTAYRRPIAPEFKARVIGEMEDRIRTITREILGRADDLGAELEFVHDVCAHLPSQVVGELMGLPREDWPAIHAMAERNSGGQDPDIADSADLNDSSVDMAMYGIGFAARRRTMPEQGDLTDLLLGGEFDGKQMTDIDFGRFFVQLVTAGNDTTRTMLSSGLLALLQHPDQMDMLRADRSLIPSAVEEILRWANPLHYFRRTAVVDTELGGKSIAAGDKVAMMYTSANRDETVFENAQAFDITRSPNHHLSFGIATHFCLGVHLARLEGRVFFEEVLDRWSTIELAGEPRHQQSNLNNSLKSLPVRVG from the coding sequence GTGGGCTACGACCTCCACCGACCGGAGACCTACGTCGACGGAGCACCCCACGAGCTCTTCACCCGGCTTCGGGTCGAGGAGCCGGTCGTCTTCCAGGAGATGGACGACCAGCCGGGCTACTGGGCGGTGCTCCGCCACGCCGACGTGGTGCATGTCGCGAAGCACGCCGAGATCTTCTCGGCGAGCGAGGGTGGTGTGGTGCTCGAAGACCTCGACGAGGTGTCGCTCGAACGCATGCGCGACATGTTGCTGGCGATGGACCCGCCCCGCCACACCGCCTACCGACGACCGATCGCCCCGGAGTTCAAGGCCCGCGTCATCGGCGAGATGGAAGACCGCATTCGCACCATCACCCGGGAGATCCTCGGCCGAGCCGACGACCTCGGCGCCGAGCTCGAGTTCGTCCACGACGTGTGCGCCCATCTCCCGAGCCAGGTCGTCGGCGAGCTGATGGGTCTGCCCCGCGAGGACTGGCCGGCGATCCACGCGATGGCCGAACGCAACAGCGGCGGACAGGACCCCGACATCGCGGACAGCGCCGACCTCAACGACTCGAGCGTCGACATGGCGATGTACGGCATCGGTTTCGCGGCCCGCCGCCGCACCATGCCAGAGCAGGGTGACCTCACCGACCTCCTGCTCGGTGGCGAGTTCGACGGCAAGCAGATGACCGACATCGACTTCGGTCGATTCTTCGTACAACTCGTCACGGCAGGCAACGACACGACCCGCACCATGCTCTCGAGCGGGCTCCTGGCCCTGCTGCAACACCCCGATCAGATGGACATGCTGCGAGCCGACCGCTCGCTCATTCCTTCCGCAGTGGAGGAGATCCTGCGGTGGGCCAACCCGCTGCACTACTTCCGGCGCACCGCCGTCGTCGACACCGAGCTCGGCGGGAAGTCGATCGCCGCCGGCGACAAGGTCGCGATGATGTACACCTCGGCGAATCGCGACGAGACGGTCTTCGAGAACGCACAGGCGTTCGACATCACCCGATCCCCGAACCACCATCTCTCGTTCGGCATCGCCACCCATTTCTGCCTGGGGGTGCATCTGGCTCGACTCGAGGGCCGGGTGTTCTTCGAAGAGGTGCTGGATCGGTGGTCGACGATCGAGCTCGCTGGTGAGCCCCGCCATCAGCAGTCCAACCTCAACAACTCGCTGAAGTCGCTGCCGGTTCGAGTGGGTTGA
- a CDS encoding FKBP-type peptidyl-prolyl cis-trans isomerase, with protein MSTDVKPAVTVPEGEPPAELLIDDLVEGDGPVAAAGMLATVDYVGVSWSTGDEFDASWNRNDTFSFNLGAGEVITGWDQGVQGMKVGGRRRLTIPPDLGYGQFGAGGVIGPNETLIFVVDLRRVG; from the coding sequence ATGAGCACCGACGTGAAACCAGCCGTGACCGTGCCCGAAGGCGAACCACCCGCCGAACTCCTGATCGACGACCTCGTCGAGGGCGACGGACCCGTGGCTGCCGCCGGGATGCTGGCGACCGTGGACTATGTCGGCGTGTCGTGGTCGACCGGCGACGAGTTCGATGCGTCGTGGAACCGCAACGACACATTCTCGTTCAATCTGGGGGCCGGCGAGGTCATCACCGGCTGGGATCAGGGTGTGCAGGGCATGAAGGTCGGCGGACGACGCCGACTCACGATTCCGCCGGATCTCGGCTACGGCCAGTTCGGCGCCGGCGGGGTCATCGGCCCCAACGAGACCCTGATCTTCGTCGTCGACCTCCGTCGGGTGGGTTGA
- a CDS encoding aldo/keto reductase: MITRQPFGSTGHTSTKVIFGAAALGGMSQARADATLETVMRFGVNHIDTAASYGASEDRLKPFLEDHRREVFLATKTGDRDGDGARRSLETSLERMGVDHVDMIQLHNLVEEDEWRTAFSPGGAVPALFAARDAGLCRHVGVTGHGLRIARMHLRSLGEAPFASVLFPWNHSLAATFPDYAADVGLLRDVCAQQGIAAQSIKSIARRRWTDDDGPRFSWYEPIDEEGARARATEFVLAEPDLFLNTSSDARLLEEILTVAAGERHAPDAEQLERDRAEAGITPIFDGADLEVIS; encoded by the coding sequence ATGATCACGCGGCAACCCTTCGGCAGCACCGGCCACACGAGCACGAAGGTGATCTTCGGTGCGGCGGCGCTCGGCGGCATGAGCCAGGCGCGGGCCGACGCGACCCTCGAGACCGTCATGCGCTTCGGCGTGAACCACATCGACACCGCCGCGAGCTATGGCGCATCCGAGGACCGACTCAAGCCCTTTCTCGAAGACCACCGTCGCGAGGTGTTCCTGGCCACGAAGACCGGCGACCGCGACGGCGACGGCGCCCGCCGCAGCCTCGAGACCAGCCTCGAACGAATGGGCGTGGATCACGTCGACATGATCCAGCTCCACAACCTGGTCGAGGAGGACGAGTGGCGCACCGCCTTCTCCCCCGGGGGTGCCGTTCCAGCCCTGTTCGCCGCCCGCGACGCCGGCCTGTGTCGCCATGTCGGCGTCACCGGCCACGGGTTGCGCATCGCCCGCATGCATCTGCGCAGCCTCGGTGAGGCGCCCTTCGCATCGGTGCTCTTCCCCTGGAACCATTCGCTGGCGGCGACGTTCCCCGACTACGCGGCCGACGTCGGGCTCCTGCGCGACGTGTGCGCACAACAGGGCATCGCCGCCCAGTCGATCAAGTCGATCGCCCGTCGGAGGTGGACCGACGACGACGGACCGCGCTTCAGCTGGTACGAGCCGATCGACGAGGAAGGGGCCCGGGCCCGCGCGACGGAGTTCGTCCTCGCCGAACCCGACCTCTTCCTCAACACGTCGAGCGACGCCCGACTCCTCGAGGAGATCCTGACGGTCGCCGCGGGCGAGCGACACGCACCCGACGCCGAGCAACTCGAGCGGGACCGCGCCGAAGCCGGGATAACGCCGATCTTCGACGGTGCGGATCTCGAGGTGATCAGCTGA
- the yihA gene encoding ribosome biogenesis GTP-binding protein YihA/YsxC has protein sequence MAAPLPLRFLRSYADPNELPFVNAEVALMGRSNVGKSSLINALAQHKGLAKTSKTPGATRLLNAFEVGREDSGRWLMDLPGYGYAKVSKTEQAKWAEMLNAYVEQRENLVAVLLLIDGEIGPTALDLQTVDWLHHLGRPILYVATKADKVRSSKSQKRRAELTGKLGVERKDVRWVSADKGTGIPELRALVLETLGIT, from the coding sequence GTGGCCGCCCCGCTCCCGCTGCGTTTCCTGCGCTCGTACGCCGATCCGAACGAGCTGCCGTTCGTCAACGCCGAGGTCGCCCTCATGGGTCGCTCCAATGTCGGCAAGTCGTCGCTGATCAACGCCCTGGCCCAACACAAGGGACTGGCCAAGACGTCGAAGACCCCTGGAGCGACCCGCCTGCTCAACGCTTTCGAGGTCGGCCGGGAGGACTCCGGTCGTTGGCTGATGGACCTGCCCGGCTACGGCTACGCGAAGGTCTCGAAGACCGAGCAGGCCAAGTGGGCCGAGATGCTCAACGCCTATGTCGAGCAGCGGGAGAACCTCGTCGCGGTCCTGCTCCTGATCGACGGCGAGATCGGGCCGACCGCGCTCGATCTCCAGACCGTCGATTGGCTCCACCACCTCGGGCGCCCGATCCTCTACGTGGCCACCAAGGCCGACAAGGTCCGGTCGTCGAAGAGCCAGAAGCGCCGCGCCGAGCTGACGGGCAAGCTGGGCGTGGAACGAAAGGACGTGCGGTGGGTCAGTGCCGACAAGGGCACGGGGATTCCCGAACTGCGCGCACTCGTACTCGAGACCCTCGGCATCACCTGA